The DNA window GCAGGGTACCTTGTTTGGCCGTAACGCTACCGGTGGTTTGATTCACGTCATCACCAAAGACCCGCAATTTGAGACTGAAGGCAAGATTAAAGCGGGTTACGGCAGTTACAACACATACAAATTCGGTGGCTATGCGACTACCGGGTTGTCTGAGAAGGTGGCTGGCGATATCTCTGTGCTTTATACCAAGCGCGAGGACGGTTACGGTGATAACCGGTTTACCGGCAACCCGCGGGAACGTCCCGGCGAAGAGGATCGTTCAATTCGCTCCAAGCTGCTGTTTGATATGAGTGAGCAGACCTCCATTCTCGCATCGGCACTTTACGCAACTCGGGAAAGCGATGTGGGTATCGCCCGGCAGCCGGCCAAAGGGAGTAACGCCAATTTTGGCGCCGCCTACACCGGTGATTTTCAAGATATCAACTCCGACTGGACACCGCTGGCAGAGGCGGACCAGCGTAGCTATTCGTTGAAGGTGACCCATGCCTTTGAGGGCGCAGAGTTAATCGCCACTACGGGCTACAATGATATTAATTCCTTCCTGTTGCTGGACCAGGACAGTGGTCCTGCGCACGTGGTTAACTTTCTGGTGCGCGAGCGCAGCGAGCAATTTTCTCAGGAATTTCAATTAAGCTCGACCGGTGCAGGGCCGTTCCAATGGACGGCCGGTGTCTATTATATGGCGGCACTGTCGCAGAATGATCCCACCCAAACGACCTCTGCCAATCCGGCCTTCAACGTGACCATGGATACTGAGCAGGAGACCGAGTCGCAGGCTATCTATGGTCAGGTGAGTTACGACTTTAGCGACGCGACCAAGGTGACATTGGGGCTGCGCTGGACCCTGGATGAGCGGGAGTTCAGTGGCCGTACCACCAATACGATCTCCGGCGCGCCGGTAAACCCGGCTGAACCGTACCTGGAGGAGGAAGAGTCCTGGGAGGAGCCGACTTGGCGACTGGGGGTTGACCACCAGCTGAATGACGAAGTATTGGTCTACGCCTACCATGCCCGTGGCTTCAAGAGCGGTGTGTTCAATACGCTGACCAATAACGGTGCGATTCCTGACCCGGTTGATCCGGAAATTCTGGATGCTTATGAAATCGGTTTGAAGGGGGATTTCCTCAACAACAGCCTGCGGGTGAATACTGCTATCTTCTTCTACGAGTTTGAAAACCTACAACTGCAGCAAATCAATGCTGGCTCCATCTTCCTGTTCAATGTGGGTGATTCCGAAATGCAGGGGGCCGAAGTCGAAACCACCTATTTCGTGACGGAAAATCTCGACCTGAATCTTTCGGTTGCCTACCTGGATACCGAGTATGTTGAGTTTCCCGACGGGCCGATCATTTCGCCAAACCCTGCAGGCCCAGGCAACGTGACCACCTCTGGCGACTTAGCGGGTAACGAAATGACCCGGGCTCCTGAGTTCACCTACAGCCTGAGTGCAAACTATCGCCAGCAGACTGGGATGGGCGAGCTGAGCTACAACATCGCCTATTATTACAACGATGGATTCTTCTGGGAGCCAGATAATCGTACTGAGCAGGATTCCTACGATGTGCTGAATGCCGAGATTGCCTTTACCACAAAGGATGAGAACTGGCGCTTCAGAATTTTCGGCCGGAACTTGTTGGACTCTGAGTATTCCTATTACTCCCAGCAAAGCTCCTTCGGCGATTTTGTCTCAGCAGCACCACCACGGACCTACGGTGTGGAAGTCGAGTATCGCTTTTAGGTCGCGGTGCGTTCACACTGGGTGGCGTCAGCCCCCCGGTGTGAGCTAGCGATTGACAAAGGCGCTTTCCCCCGGCATCTTGTTGTCGAAAATAACGACTTTACTGAGGTTGGAATGCACCACTTGGCAACTGAATTTGAGCAATCTGCCCAGGAGCTGATGTTTCGCGCCGGCGCGGAGAGTTTTTGCCTGGTGATGTTCCATGCCGACCGCCAGCAAGGGGCGGTCAATTTTCTCAGTTATGCTGGAATGAGTTCTAAGGTTCGCCGAGACTACACTTCGAGTTTGTGGCAACACGATCCCTTTCTGCTTTCGGTAAAAGACCCAGAAGCAAAAGCAGGGCCCTTCGTTCGGGAACGGCGTGAACTGGAAGATAAGGCGGTCGCCCGACCCTACTGGCATTTTATTGATCAAATTGGTTACGGCGATATTATCGCCTCCATACACCCCTTTACCCCTGAAATTCACTTGATCGGCGCGATGATGGGCCTCCGGCGAGACGGGGGTGCCCGCCGTGATGGTGCGTTATTGGCCCTCGATTCCCTGGTAGCGCAGAGCGGACGCACCATCCTTAACGAAAGCCTCATGCGCCTGTTTCCTGCGGTGGGGCAGGGAAGTAGCGATCAGAGCGCAGCGTTGTTGAATCTGACACGCCGTGAAGAAGAGGTGGTACTCGCCCTGCGTGAGGGCAAAAGCAACAAGCAGATTGCCGACCAGCTCGCGCTTTCCGAGTTTACGGTGCAGAATCATTTTAAGCGCTTGTTTCGCAAGTTCGATGTGCGAAATCGCACCGAGCTGCTGAGTAAAATCCAGTCTATGGCATTGATTTAATTAAAAAATACTCTCTCTCCCTCTGTCTAGCTGTTTTTGGTCTATTGTGTAATTTCCCGCCGCTGTTAGCCTTGTCATCCTATATCCGAAAATAAAGCTCGGTTGTTAATAAGGATGATCTGATGAACCGTCGATATACCACAGACATTATTGCCCTCGACCCCGTCCACGATAATCGCCATAAACTGGAATCTGGACCTTTTGCCCGCGAGTCCCTTGCCTACCTTCTGCAATTGCCGGAAGAGGGGATTGGTGGAATTGTCTACACCTGGGTCAACGGCCAGGGCCTGGCGGGCTGCGCTGTTACCTTGTTTGGCCCCGGCATCGGGCCTGAGCCCCTGGTTGACAAACTGGACGGGATTTC is part of the Spongiibacter taiwanensis genome and encodes:
- a CDS encoding TonB-dependent receptor, whose translation is MTAQKRSESAQEVPIAITAVTELALEKSGITGSDELSMVVPNLQFSRQLASATPFIRGVGTKNSSAGEESSVSTYVDGVYYSSMVASIMEFNNIERIEVLRGPQGTLFGRNATGGLIHVITKDPQFETEGKIKAGYGSYNTYKFGGYATTGLSEKVAGDISVLYTKREDGYGDNRFTGNPRERPGEEDRSIRSKLLFDMSEQTSILASALYATRESDVGIARQPAKGSNANFGAAYTGDFQDINSDWTPLAEADQRSYSLKVTHAFEGAELIATTGYNDINSFLLLDQDSGPAHVVNFLVRERSEQFSQEFQLSSTGAGPFQWTAGVYYMAALSQNDPTQTTSANPAFNVTMDTEQETESQAIYGQVSYDFSDATKVTLGLRWTLDEREFSGRTTNTISGAPVNPAEPYLEEEESWEEPTWRLGVDHQLNDEVLVYAYHARGFKSGVFNTLTNNGAIPDPVDPEILDAYEIGLKGDFLNNSLRVNTAIFFYEFENLQLQQINAGSIFLFNVGDSEMQGAEVETTYFVTENLDLNLSVAYLDTEYVEFPDGPIISPNPAGPGNVTTSGDLAGNEMTRAPEFTYSLSANYRQQTGMGELSYNIAYYYNDGFFWEPDNRTEQDSYDVLNAEIAFTTKDENWRFRIFGRNLLDSEYSYYSQQSSFGDFVSAAPPRTYGVEVEYRF
- a CDS encoding response regulator transcription factor codes for the protein MATEFEQSAQELMFRAGAESFCLVMFHADRQQGAVNFLSYAGMSSKVRRDYTSSLWQHDPFLLSVKDPEAKAGPFVRERRELEDKAVARPYWHFIDQIGYGDIIASIHPFTPEIHLIGAMMGLRRDGGARRDGALLALDSLVAQSGRTILNESLMRLFPAVGQGSSDQSAALLNLTRREEEVVLALREGKSNKQIADQLALSEFTVQNHFKRLFRKFDVRNRTELLSKIQSMALI